From Candidatus Cloacimonas sp., one genomic window encodes:
- a CDS encoding [Fe-Fe] hydrogenase large subunit C-terminal domain-containing protein, producing the protein METTYFHALQILEDNCTGCTACVRVCPSEAIRVRDHKAIIDPFRCIDCGNCVNVCRFHAIIPMSDPLDIIYKFKYKLAIISTSYFGQFTEDISYEVAKQAVLTLGFDQVAEEAAVTDFMINVIRDYVRKNRAKRPILSSNCPSVVRLIQLKYPSLLPNLFHQEAPMSILTRYFREKISQKNGLEEKDIGIFLIVPCIAHVTAVHQPEGAYKHLQDGAFSIGMIYGRIRDSIKQLQNNPVEIETYPKGLTWALSGVQADLVDCDDIRALSVNGVENVMEILSRVEDHYLDQYDYIVLRTCTNGCVGGCLNVENPFVAMSRIKKMIKEGKERDFDTSELSELYQKGDFAVVPLAPRPIMELDKDIKKAIQKMKQINEILTMLPGLDCSACGSPTCYALAEDIVLGKASIDDCVVLLKRHSKDSEEEDKRDKEKSNDQS; encoded by the coding sequence ATGGAAACTACATACTTTCATGCTCTGCAAATATTAGAGGATAATTGTACCGGTTGCACTGCCTGTGTTAGGGTTTGTCCTTCAGAAGCTATAAGAGTTCGTGATCATAAAGCTATTATAGACCCTTTTCGATGTATAGATTGCGGAAATTGCGTTAATGTATGCCGATTTCATGCTATCATACCGATGAGCGATCCTCTGGATATAATCTATAAATTCAAATATAAATTGGCGATCATATCCACTTCGTATTTTGGACAATTTACGGAAGACATCAGTTATGAGGTTGCCAAACAGGCAGTTTTAACACTTGGTTTTGATCAAGTGGCAGAAGAGGCGGCTGTAACGGATTTTATGATCAATGTGATCAGAGATTATGTACGGAAAAATCGTGCTAAAAGACCAATTTTAAGTAGTAACTGTCCGTCTGTAGTGCGCTTGATTCAGCTTAAATATCCTTCTTTATTACCCAACCTTTTTCATCAGGAAGCTCCAATGAGTATCTTAACCCGGTATTTTCGGGAAAAGATCAGCCAAAAAAATGGACTGGAAGAAAAAGATATCGGCATATTTTTAATTGTGCCTTGCATAGCACATGTAACTGCGGTTCATCAACCGGAAGGTGCTTATAAACATCTTCAGGATGGTGCTTTTTCCATCGGGATGATTTATGGTAGAATTAGGGATTCCATCAAACAACTACAAAACAATCCCGTAGAGATAGAGACATATCCAAAAGGTCTAACATGGGCTCTTTCTGGAGTGCAAGCAGATTTAGTTGATTGTGATGATATTCGGGCTCTTTCTGTAAACGGAGTGGAAAATGTGATGGAAATCCTTTCTCGCGTAGAAGATCATTACCTTGACCAGTATGATTACATTGTTTTACGAACCTGCACGAATGGTTGTGTAGGAGGTTGTTTGAATGTGGAAAATCCCTTTGTGGCGATGAGTAGAATAAAGAAGATGATAAAAGAAGGCAAGGAGAGGGATTTTGATACCAGCGAACTCTCCGAACTATATCAGAAAGGTGATTTTGCCGTTGTGCCGCTTGCCCCCAGACCAATAATGGAGCTGGACAAGGATATTAAAAAAGCAATTCAAAAAATGAAACAGATAAATGAAATCCTCACTATGCTTCCCGGGCTTGATTGTAGCGCTTGCGGTAGTCCTACTTGCTATGCATTAGCGGAAGATATAGTTTTAGGGAAAGCATCCATTGATGATTGCGTAGTTTTATTGAAGCGTCACAGCAAAGATAGCGAGGAAGAAGATAAACGAGATAAGGAAAAATCAAATGATCAATCTTAA
- a CDS encoding PHP domain-containing protein has protein sequence MLSLRSDLHIHSVLSPCGGLEMSPTAIIQQLKYYGIKWMAITDHNSMANCSAYQKVAMREGVYFTWGVEIQSEEEIHLLAYFDDSAAALKFDQELYNSLLPIDNDIDYWGDQVIIDENENILRVEQRALINSSQWDINTVVEKVEQYNGLVIPAHIDASVNSIISQLGFMPAEPEFQLFGITAGLDAEKWLAENPYFKDKSLLRSSDAHYLNDLGKGYSIINVEDASVKELVLAAKGMSGRRIWI, from the coding sequence ATGCTTTCTCTTCGTTCCGATTTGCACATCCATTCGGTTTTATCTCCCTGCGGGGGATTGGAAATGTCTCCCACCGCGATAATTCAGCAGTTGAAATATTATGGAATAAAATGGATGGCGATAACGGATCATAACAGTATGGCAAACTGTTCGGCATATCAGAAAGTAGCAATGAGAGAAGGTGTTTACTTTACTTGGGGAGTGGAAATTCAAAGCGAGGAAGAAATTCATCTGCTTGCTTATTTTGATGATTCAGCAGCTGCTCTAAAATTCGATCAGGAACTTTATAACAGTTTATTACCTATAGATAATGACATTGATTATTGGGGAGACCAAGTTATCATTGACGAAAATGAGAACATTTTAAGAGTGGAACAACGCGCCTTGATAAATTCTTCACAATGGGATATAAATACAGTAGTGGAAAAGGTTGAGCAATATAATGGACTGGTAATTCCAGCTCATATCGATGCCAGTGTAAACAGTATCATAAGCCAGCTTGGTTTTATGCCTGCAGAACCTGAATTTCAGCTCTTTGGCATTACTGCAGGGCTGGATGCAGAAAAATGGCTTGCAGAAAACCCTTATTTTAAGGATAAGAGTTTATTGCGCTCTTCTGACGCTCATTATTTAAATGATCTGGGGAAGGGCTACAGCATCATAAATGTGGAAGATGCGTCAGTTAAAGAGCTTGTTTTGGCAGCGAAAGGTATGTCGGGACGCAGAATTTGGATTTAA
- a CDS encoding NAD(P)H-dependent oxidoreductase subunit E has product MASATQMQSEQYARLKEVIEEKKKIRNPLIEILRSAQEIFGYLPVEVQEFIAQELDIPANKIYGVVTFYNFFSMTPRGKYTLNVCMGTACFVKGAPHLVQMLSNQLGIQMGETTQDGLFTMSAVRCVGACSLAPVFVIGEDTYGRIDSKDKIAEIVQRYH; this is encoded by the coding sequence ATGGCTTCCGCCACTCAAATGCAAAGTGAACAATATGCCCGTTTGAAGGAAGTGATTGAGGAAAAGAAAAAAATCCGCAATCCTTTAATTGAAATTCTACGCTCAGCGCAGGAAATTTTTGGTTACCTTCCTGTAGAAGTGCAGGAATTTATTGCGCAGGAATTAGATATTCCCGCAAATAAAATTTATGGAGTTGTTACTTTTTACAACTTTTTCTCTATGACTCCCCGCGGTAAATATACGCTGAATGTGTGTATGGGGACTGCTTGTTTTGTTAAAGGTGCACCGCATCTGGTTCAGATGCTTTCCAACCAATTAGGTATTCAAATGGGAGAGACAACCCAAGACGGACTTTTTACAATGAGTGCGGTTCGGTGTGTCGGTGCTTGTTCCTTGGCTCCTGTTTTTGTTATAGGAGAAGATACTTACGGCAGAATAGACAGTAAAGACAAGATTGCAGAAATAGTGCAACGCTATCACTGA
- a CDS encoding ATP-binding protein, with the protein MQDISLHLLDIIENSVRAKAKNIKIRIIRNMQENILRLIVEDDGTGMDAQTLEKAQDPFYTSKVEREKKVGLGIPLVKQNAEATNGSFKMTSEPGFGTVLTVDFQLNHIDRMPLGNLKDTLLGAIIGHPEVDFTIKLISNEGGVEKSFFFETTAIKEELGDIPLTYPDVIEFINQTILEGIQNTNMEDV; encoded by the coding sequence ATGCAGGATATTTCCTTACACCTGTTGGATATCATAGAAAATTCGGTTCGAGCCAAAGCAAAAAACATTAAGATCAGAATTATCCGCAATATGCAAGAGAACATATTGCGGCTTATTGTAGAAGATGACGGCACGGGAATGGATGCTCAAACTTTAGAAAAAGCCCAAGACCCTTTTTATACTTCCAAAGTTGAACGAGAAAAGAAAGTAGGTTTGGGAATTCCGCTGGTAAAACAGAATGCAGAAGCCACTAACGGAAGTTTTAAAATGACCAGCGAACCTGGTTTTGGAACTGTATTAACGGTGGATTTTCAACTGAACCATATAGACAGAATGCCTCTGGGAAATCTGAAAGATACACTTTTAGGAGCCATTATAGGGCATCCGGAGGTAGATTTTACCATCAAGCTTATCAGTAACGAAGGTGGGGTGGAGAAGAGCTTCTTTTTTGAAACAACAGCTATAAAAGAAGAACTGGGAGACATTCCATTAACTTATCCCGATGTCATTGAATTTATAAATCAAACAATTTTAGAAGGAATACAAAATACAAATATGGAGGATGTCTGA
- a CDS encoding (2Fe-2S) ferredoxin domain-containing protein has protein sequence MKTLADLKKIREKAQEEMKLRGGNTRIKVVVGMGTSGIAMGAREVMKTFLEEIANRNLTDVLVTQTGEKGLSSLEPVVDVIEEGKPKVTYGNMTPEKVKKVVIEHIVNGRIVSDYVVATGN, from the coding sequence ATGAAAACACTCGCAGACCTAAAAAAAATCCGTGAAAAAGCTCAGGAAGAAATGAAACTTCGCGGTGGAAACACACGCATCAAAGTAGTCGTTGGAATGGGAACCTCAGGAATTGCCATGGGTGCAAGAGAAGTTATGAAAACCTTTCTGGAAGAGATTGCCAATCGCAATTTAACAGATGTATTAGTTACGCAAACAGGAGAAAAAGGGCTTTCATCTTTGGAACCGGTTGTGGATGTAATTGAAGAAGGTAAGCCAAAAGTAACCTACGGAAATATGACTCCCGAAAAAGTTAAAAAGGTAGTTATTGAGCACATAGTAAATGGCAGAATCGTCTCCGATTATGTTGTTGCAACCGGTAACTGA
- a CDS encoding NADH-quinone oxidoreductase subunit NuoF, translating to MSLKRIDLLICFGSGCLSAGAQKIKDRFYEVLQAKGLSSEINIIETGCMGPCDYGPVMVIYPEGIFYKKVTPDDVEEIVNEHFLKGRPVKRLMIQDEEDKTFFTQKEIPFYQKQVKVALANCGFIDPESIEEYIATGGYEALGTVLTTMTPQQVIDVIKKSGLRGRGGGGFPTHLKWQMVHDNSSPEKYFICNGDEGDPGAFMDRSLLEGDPHRVLEGMMIAAYAIGAKNGYFYIRAEYPLAIKRIKMAIEQAKKAGLAGNNIFGSDFSFEAEVRTGAGAFVCGEETALIQSIEGQRGNPTPKPPYPAVQGLYKKPTVVNNVETLGNIPTILLKGADWFASMGTETSKGTKVFALTGDIKNTGLVEVPMGITLRELIFDVGGGIIGDHKFKAVQLGGPSGGCLTTQHLDVPVDYESLKERGAMMGSGGVIVMNDEKCMVNVAKFFMDFCVDESCGKCSPCRIGLKQMLEILKRIDSGYGKEGDIEELQRLGETISKLSLCGLGQTAPNPVLSTIRYFRDEYEAHIRDKSCANKVCPDLMHFEINKDKCIGCSLCSRKCPVQCISGSREEKYTINQLPCIKCGTCMDVCPVKAIAKIPGMHSDVKAQREAEELQQQNQEE from the coding sequence ATGTCGTTAAAACGTATTGACCTGTTAATCTGTTTTGGGTCAGGATGCTTAAGTGCTGGCGCGCAAAAGATTAAAGACCGCTTTTATGAGGTTTTACAGGCAAAAGGACTATCCAGTGAAATCAATATCATTGAAACAGGTTGTATGGGACCTTGTGATTATGGACCTGTTATGGTTATCTATCCGGAAGGGATTTTTTACAAGAAGGTTACCCCAGACGATGTGGAAGAGATTGTTAATGAACATTTTCTGAAAGGTCGTCCGGTTAAGCGCTTAATGATTCAGGATGAAGAAGATAAAACCTTTTTCACGCAAAAAGAAATTCCTTTTTACCAAAAACAGGTAAAAGTGGCGCTTGCCAATTGCGGTTTTATTGATCCTGAAAGTATTGAAGAATATATCGCCACAGGTGGTTATGAAGCATTGGGCACAGTGCTTACTACGATGACTCCTCAACAAGTTATTGATGTAATAAAAAAATCAGGACTGCGTGGAAGAGGCGGAGGTGGTTTTCCCACCCATTTAAAATGGCAGATGGTTCACGATAATTCATCACCCGAGAAGTACTTTATTTGTAACGGTGATGAAGGTGATCCAGGTGCTTTTATGGATAGAAGTTTACTGGAAGGAGATCCGCATCGCGTCTTGGAAGGAATGATGATTGCCGCTTATGCCATTGGAGCAAAAAATGGATATTTTTATATTCGCGCAGAGTATCCATTAGCCATTAAGCGGATTAAGATGGCAATAGAACAAGCAAAAAAAGCTGGTTTAGCCGGCAATAATATTTTCGGTAGTGATTTCAGTTTTGAAGCCGAAGTTAGAACAGGCGCAGGCGCTTTTGTTTGTGGAGAAGAAACAGCCCTTATTCAATCCATTGAAGGTCAGCGGGGAAATCCCACTCCCAAGCCACCTTATCCTGCCGTGCAAGGTTTATATAAGAAGCCCACGGTAGTGAATAATGTAGAGACCTTAGGTAATATACCTACCATTCTTTTGAAGGGAGCGGACTGGTTTGCTTCTATGGGAACCGAAACCAGCAAAGGAACCAAAGTTTTTGCCTTGACCGGTGATATTAAAAATACTGGGTTGGTGGAAGTTCCAATGGGAATTACTTTGCGTGAACTGATTTTTGATGTGGGCGGCGGCATTATTGGTGACCACAAATTTAAAGCAGTTCAATTAGGCGGTCCCAGTGGCGGTTGTTTAACAACTCAGCATTTAGATGTTCCCGTGGATTATGAGAGTTTAAAAGAGCGCGGAGCGATGATGGGTTCCGGTGGCGTCATTGTTATGAACGATGAAAAGTGTATGGTTAATGTCGCCAAGTTCTTTATGGATTTCTGCGTGGATGAATCCTGCGGAAAATGTTCTCCCTGTCGCATTGGTCTTAAACAAATGTTGGAAATATTAAAAAGAATAGATAGCGGTTATGGGAAAGAAGGGGATATTGAAGAATTACAACGCTTGGGAGAAACCATTTCCAAGCTTTCTTTATGCGGTTTGGGGCAAACGGCTCCCAATCCCGTTCTTTCTACAATTCGCTATTTTCGTGACGAATATGAAGCTCATATCCGAGATAAGAGCTGTGCCAACAAGGTCTGTCCCGATTTAATGCACTTTGAGATCAATAAGGATAAGTGCATAGGTTGTTCATTATGTTCTCGAAAATGCCCCGTTCAATGCATTTCGGGTAGCAGGGAAGAGAAATATACCATTAACCAACTACCCTGTATAAAGTGTGGCACTTGTATGGATGTATGCCCGGTTAAAGCCATAGCCAAAATCCCGGGGATGCATTCCGATGTAAAAGCCCAACGGGAAGCAGAGGAATTACAACAACAAAATCAAGAAGAATAA
- the nuoE gene encoding NADH-quinone oxidoreductase subunit NuoE, giving the protein MFKEICQKYAPHKDNLIQILHEIQDTDPQHYISSEAVDTVAEYLQIPANHIYGVLTFYTMYSTKPRGKNIIRLCESPPCYIKGSENILRKLKVLLGVNVGETTKDGQFTLELCACLGVCGNAPVMMINEDVYGDLTEEKVEEIIDKIRGNRK; this is encoded by the coding sequence ATGTTCAAAGAAATTTGTCAAAAATATGCTCCTCACAAGGATAATCTGATTCAGATTCTCCATGAAATTCAGGATACAGACCCTCAGCATTACATTTCCAGTGAAGCAGTGGATACTGTAGCCGAATATCTCCAAATTCCTGCCAATCATATTTATGGAGTCCTTACTTTCTACACTATGTATAGCACCAAACCCAGAGGTAAAAATATAATCCGCCTCTGTGAATCACCCCCTTGCTATATTAAGGGTTCGGAAAATATATTGCGCAAGCTTAAAGTTTTGTTGGGTGTAAATGTTGGCGAAACAACTAAGGATGGTCAATTCACACTTGAACTTTGTGCCTGCCTCGGTGTTTGTGGAAATGCACCTGTAATGATGATCAATGAAGATGTTTACGGTGATCTTACGGAAGAGAAAGTGGAAGAAATCATCGATAAGATCAGGGGGAATAGAAAATGA
- the nuoF gene encoding NADH-quinone oxidoreductase subunit NuoF: protein MKYYRSHILVSVNETSLAAGVLDFISALRNELAKNDLSEEINVLETGPLGFFGRGICLTVYPENINYEDVTIEDIPELVQEHFLKGRPVKHLMVGVSEKFNPKFNYENRIVLRNSGIIDPENIDDYIGAGGYEGLEKALTQMKPVDVITEVKKSGLKGRGGAAFPTGLKWSFTSVLNVPQKYVVVNADEGEPGTFKDRLIMEGDPHQLLEGIMLCAYAVGASKAYIYIRGEYKLCIARLENAIRQAYQYGILGKNIFESGFNLDIEIKIGAGAYVCGEETALIESLEGNRGNPRWKPPFPGVEGLWKSPTVVNNVETLANVPFIIAKGADEYLKYGTKECPGTKVYTILGDVAYPGLCEVDMGSTLRTIINDYAGGMRKGFRFKAALVGGAAGVILPDRLLDVKMDFTSLNQYSAVLGSGAILVLNEHQSIVDLLWSILRFFRHESCGKCSPCKNGTQQLYQLMSKIRKGNGTMEDVDLMLLIAETMQQTSFCALGQSPIMPIRSAIENFPDEFIAITKK, encoded by the coding sequence ATGAAGTATTATCGCAGTCATATCCTTGTCTCTGTAAATGAAACTTCTCTTGCAGCCGGTGTTCTGGATTTTATTTCTGCTCTGCGCAATGAATTAGCCAAAAATGACTTATCTGAAGAAATTAATGTATTGGAAACTGGTCCTTTAGGTTTCTTTGGAAGAGGAATTTGTTTAACTGTATATCCTGAAAACATTAATTATGAAGATGTTACTATAGAAGATATACCAGAATTGGTGCAGGAGCACTTTTTAAAAGGACGCCCGGTAAAACATCTAATGGTAGGTGTATCGGAAAAATTCAATCCGAAGTTCAACTATGAAAACCGGATTGTGTTACGCAATTCCGGAATAATAGATCCCGAAAATATAGATGACTATATTGGAGCTGGTGGTTATGAGGGTTTGGAAAAGGCCTTAACACAGATGAAACCAGTGGATGTTATTACCGAAGTAAAAAAATCTGGCCTTAAAGGAAGAGGGGGAGCAGCTTTTCCTACCGGACTTAAATGGAGCTTTACTTCCGTGCTTAATGTTCCTCAAAAGTATGTAGTTGTAAATGCCGATGAAGGGGAACCGGGAACTTTTAAAGACCGTTTAATTATGGAAGGAGATCCGCATCAATTACTGGAAGGAATTATGCTTTGTGCCTATGCAGTAGGTGCAAGTAAAGCATATATTTATATCAGAGGCGAATATAAACTTTGCATAGCTCGTTTAGAAAATGCCATCCGACAGGCATATCAATATGGTATTTTGGGTAAAAACATCTTTGAGAGTGGCTTTAATTTGGACATTGAAATCAAGATTGGAGCCGGTGCTTATGTTTGTGGAGAAGAAACAGCCCTAATTGAATCCCTGGAAGGTAACAGAGGAAATCCGCGTTGGAAACCACCTTTTCCGGGTGTTGAGGGCTTGTGGAAATCTCCTACGGTAGTAAATAATGTAGAGACCCTTGCCAATGTTCCTTTCATTATTGCCAAAGGCGCCGATGAATATCTGAAATATGGAACCAAAGAATGCCCTGGAACCAAGGTCTATACAATACTTGGAGATGTTGCTTATCCCGGCCTTTGTGAAGTGGATATGGGATCAACCTTAAGAACTATCATCAACGATTACGCGGGTGGTATGCGCAAAGGTTTTCGATTCAAGGCAGCATTAGTGGGTGGAGCAGCAGGTGTTATTCTTCCTGACCGCCTTTTGGATGTCAAAATGGATTTCACCAGTTTGAATCAATATTCAGCTGTTTTAGGCAGTGGAGCGATTTTAGTGTTGAATGAACATCAGAGTATAGTTGATTTGCTCTGGAGCATTTTGCGTTTCTTCCGTCATGAGTCCTGTGGCAAATGTTCTCCTTGCAAAAATGGAACTCAGCAATTGTATCAATTGATGTCTAAAATCCGTAAGGGTAATGGAACTATGGAAGATGTAGATTTGATGCTTTTGATAGCGGAAACAATGCAACAAACTTCTTTCTGTGCCTTAGGACAATCGCCGATTATGCCAATTCGCAGCGCTATTGAAAATTTTCCCGATGAATTCATTGCAATAACAAAAAAGTAA
- a CDS encoding NADH-dependent [FeFe] hydrogenase, group A6 — protein MAKTVNIIIDGHNLEVPDTMTIIEAADKNGIYIPRLCYHPDLSPTGNCGVCVVEISGNPTPKRACCTPVAEGMKIVTNSKKLRAYRKTVVELILSNHEVTCPTCSANNKCELQSLANNLGVDPDALPNILVKKPADESSLSIVRDTNKCIACGRCITVCNEVQTVYALTFAERGIDTHIDTAFSKGMANSPCVNCGQCTVYCPTGALHERSELDAVWEAILDPDKHVIVQEAPSIRVSLGEEFGMPFGSVTPKKMYAALRKIGFDSVMDTNFTADLTIMEEGTECVTKLKAGEKRPLITSCSPGWIKFMETYYPDLADCVSTAKSPMSMFGVLSKTYYAKEKGIDPANIVSVAIMPCTAKKFEARRPEMRDSGYQDTDYVLTTREFIRMIKEAGIDFANIPDEEPDEGMSFYTGAGTIFGATGGVMEAAIRSAYFLVTGTDLQDVEIAAVRGLEGVKEASIDVPGFGKVNVAVAHGLSNARKLLDKVREGLATKGESPWHFIEIMACPGGCVGGGGQPYGNDIASRARRGLALYEEDRNLPVRMSHHNPEVLKVYEKFLGEPNSKLALKLLHTHYFKRSVFNGQVTEELTHKH, from the coding sequence ATGGCTAAAACAGTAAATATCATTATAGACGGTCACAATCTGGAAGTTCCGGACACAATGACTATTATTGAAGCAGCGGATAAAAACGGAATTTATATTCCTCGTTTGTGTTACCACCCCGATTTATCTCCCACAGGTAATTGCGGAGTTTGTGTAGTAGAAATTTCAGGAAACCCTACTCCCAAACGTGCTTGTTGCACTCCTGTGGCTGAAGGTATGAAAATTGTCACCAATTCTAAAAAACTGCGCGCTTATCGTAAAACAGTTGTAGAATTGATTCTATCCAATCATGAAGTAACCTGCCCAACCTGTTCCGCCAATAATAAATGTGAATTACAATCACTGGCAAATAATCTGGGTGTGGATCCCGATGCTTTACCCAATATTTTGGTTAAAAAACCTGCGGATGAATCCAGCTTATCCATTGTTAGAGACACTAACAAATGTATTGCCTGTGGGCGTTGCATAACCGTTTGTAACGAAGTTCAAACCGTTTATGCACTCACTTTTGCCGAACGCGGAATTGATACACATATTGACACTGCCTTCAGTAAAGGGATGGCAAATAGTCCTTGTGTTAATTGTGGACAGTGTACAGTTTATTGTCCCACCGGTGCATTGCACGAAAGAAGTGAACTGGATGCCGTTTGGGAAGCTATTTTAGATCCCGATAAGCATGTAATAGTTCAAGAAGCGCCTTCCATTCGTGTTTCTTTGGGAGAAGAATTTGGGATGCCTTTTGGCAGTGTAACTCCTAAAAAAATGTATGCCGCTTTGCGTAAAATTGGCTTTGATTCAGTTATGGACACTAATTTTACCGCCGATTTAACCATTATGGAAGAAGGAACGGAATGTGTAACCAAACTGAAAGCGGGAGAAAAAAGACCGCTTATTACATCTTGTTCTCCTGGCTGGATTAAATTTATGGAGACCTACTATCCCGATTTAGCAGATTGCGTTTCCACGGCAAAATCCCCAATGAGTATGTTTGGAGTTCTTTCCAAAACCTATTATGCCAAGGAAAAAGGCATTGATCCTGCCAATATTGTTTCGGTTGCCATTATGCCTTGCACAGCGAAAAAATTTGAGGCACGGCGTCCGGAAATGCGTGATAGCGGATATCAAGATACCGATTATGTTTTAACCACGCGTGAGTTTATTCGGATGATCAAAGAAGCAGGCATTGATTTTGCCAATATTCCAGACGAAGAACCCGATGAAGGAATGAGCTTTTATACAGGCGCTGGAACCATTTTTGGAGCCACCGGCGGCGTTATGGAAGCTGCAATTAGAAGTGCTTACTTTTTGGTAACGGGAACTGATTTACAAGATGTGGAAATTGCTGCCGTGCGTGGATTGGAAGGAGTTAAAGAAGCATCAATTGATGTTCCCGGTTTTGGCAAAGTAAATGTAGCGGTCGCTCATGGGCTTTCCAATGCCAGAAAATTGCTGGATAAAGTGCGTGAAGGCCTTGCCACCAAAGGTGAATCTCCTTGGCATTTTATTGAAATTATGGCTTGTCCCGGTGGTTGTGTAGGTGGCGGAGGCCAACCTTATGGCAATGATATCGCTTCCAGAGCAAGAAGAGGTCTGGCTTTATACGAAGAAGATCGCAATCTTCCCGTCAGAATGTCTCATCATAACCCCGAAGTTCTAAAAGTATATGAAAAATTCTTAGGTGAGCCCAATTCCAAACTTGCCCTTAAACTTTTACATACGCATTATTTTAAGCGTTCAGTTTTCAACGGACAAGTAACTGAGGAACTCACTCACAAACACTAA